Proteins encoded by one window of Chondromyces crocatus:
- a CDS encoding dienelactone hydrolase family protein: MQGNVIELTTASGPMRAYEVGPPGAGARGSLVFLMDGLGFRDVLFPMADRFAAGGYRVIVPDLFHRVGPNVHFDAKEVFSSPDKIAEMRKLLSRVDTPGAMEDFATCLERLSASAEGSGPIGTLGYCMGGRFAFLAASHFPDRVRAIASIHGGHLVTAAPDSAHLAADRIRAPLYFAIAEQDGSFTPENETTLRETLERCGARFEMEHYAARHAWTMADAPVYSPTEAERHFERVLAFFDASLREA; the protein is encoded by the coding sequence ATGCAAGGAAACGTCATCGAGTTAACTACAGCTTCCGGTCCGATGCGCGCGTACGAGGTCGGTCCGCCTGGTGCTGGCGCGCGCGGTTCGCTCGTCTTTCTGATGGACGGTCTGGGCTTCCGCGACGTGCTGTTTCCCATGGCCGATCGCTTCGCCGCGGGGGGCTACCGGGTGATCGTGCCCGACCTCTTCCATCGCGTCGGCCCGAACGTGCACTTCGACGCGAAGGAGGTGTTCTCGTCGCCCGACAAGATCGCCGAGATGCGCAAGTTGCTCTCCAGGGTCGACACGCCCGGCGCGATGGAGGACTTCGCGACGTGTCTCGAGCGGCTATCGGCTTCGGCCGAAGGCTCAGGACCGATCGGCACCCTCGGCTATTGCATGGGTGGACGGTTCGCGTTCCTTGCCGCCTCCCACTTCCCCGACAGGGTTCGCGCCATCGCGTCGATCCACGGGGGGCACCTCGTCACCGCCGCACCGGACAGTGCGCATCTCGCTGCCGATCGGATCCGCGCGCCGCTGTACTTCGCGATCGCCGAGCAAGATGGCTCGTTCACACCCGAGAACGAGACGACGCTGCGCGAGACGCTCGAACGCTGTGGCGCGCGCTTCGAGATGGAGCACTACGCAGCCCGACACGCCTGGACGATGGCCGACGCGCCGGTGTACTCGCCCACGGAGGCCGAGCGGCACTTCGAGCGTGTGCTCGCGTTCTTCGACGCCTCGCTGCGGGAGGCGTGA
- a CDS encoding endonuclease NucS domain-containing protein, whose amino-acid sequence MRPSFNIAGPCIPGEHYMLPPERRLKRVLRLIEDHKYFTLHAGRQTGKTTSLMWLERHLNETGRFDALWVDIETAREQPDVARAMRTILTNIDRALALRLPELPRPDRASFDELLQDPATALLEYLTRLTAGGVRPFVLLFDEVDGLVGEALVSFLTQLRQGYIARSGASFPASVALVGQRQVRDYVMTREERRTVTWLGTTSPFNITAEATTLGSFAEAEVAELLDQHTAATGQRFSPEAVERIWNLAEGHPWLTNALADQIVGWDVEERGTTITAAHVDAANETIIHERRSHIDSLMARLREPRLRRILDPMIAGERLPDDLVDDDLADVLGLGLISLRSGTPTIANAIYREVIPRALTYVQQVSMAEEQAWYVRADGDLDLAKLLAGFQAFWRKDGHLAAEGFGYRESGPHLMLMAFLQRIVNGGGRIEREYGLGRGALDLLVSWKRARHAIEVKLRRDTETELDALDQVTRYLDHAGLDEGHLVMFDLRKEVPWSERLFQREIAHRGKRVSIVGC is encoded by the coding sequence GTGAGGCCCTCGTTCAACATCGCCGGACCGTGCATCCCGGGTGAGCATTACATGCTGCCTCCGGAGCGACGGCTGAAGCGGGTGCTGCGCCTCATCGAGGACCACAAATATTTCACGCTCCATGCGGGCCGGCAGACGGGCAAGACGACGTCGCTCATGTGGCTGGAGCGGCACCTGAACGAGACGGGTCGCTTCGACGCGCTCTGGGTCGACATCGAGACGGCCCGCGAGCAGCCCGACGTCGCGCGGGCGATGCGCACGATCCTCACCAACATCGACCGGGCGCTGGCGCTGCGGCTCCCCGAGCTTCCACGGCCAGACCGGGCGTCGTTCGACGAGCTGCTCCAGGATCCGGCGACCGCGCTGCTGGAGTACCTCACCCGGCTCACCGCGGGGGGTGTGCGGCCGTTCGTGCTTTTGTTCGACGAGGTGGACGGGCTCGTGGGGGAAGCACTGGTGTCGTTCCTGACGCAGCTCAGGCAGGGGTACATCGCGCGGAGCGGGGCCTCGTTCCCGGCGAGCGTGGCGCTGGTCGGGCAGCGGCAGGTGCGGGACTACGTGATGACCCGCGAGGAGCGGCGGACGGTGACGTGGCTCGGGACCACGTCGCCGTTCAACATCACCGCGGAGGCGACGACACTCGGCTCGTTCGCGGAGGCAGAGGTCGCAGAGCTGCTCGATCAGCATACGGCTGCGACAGGGCAGCGGTTCTCACCGGAGGCGGTAGAGCGCATCTGGAACCTCGCCGAGGGGCACCCGTGGCTGACGAATGCGCTGGCCGATCAGATCGTAGGCTGGGATGTGGAGGAGCGGGGGACGACAATCACCGCAGCCCACGTCGACGCAGCGAATGAGACGATTATCCATGAGCGGCGGTCGCACATCGACTCGCTCATGGCCCGGCTGCGTGAACCGCGCCTGCGCCGGATCCTCGATCCGATGATTGCCGGGGAGCGACTCCCTGATGATCTTGTCGACGACGATCTCGCCGATGTGCTGGGGCTCGGGCTGATCTCGCTGCGCTCCGGCACCCCGACCATCGCCAACGCCATCTACCGGGAAGTCATCCCCCGCGCGCTGACCTACGTGCAGCAGGTTTCCATGGCCGAGGAACAAGCCTGGTACGTACGCGCCGACGGGGACCTCGACCTGGCCAAGCTCCTCGCTGGTTTCCAGGCCTTCTGGCGCAAGGACGGCCACCTCGCCGCCGAGGGGTTCGGCTACCGCGAGTCTGGCCCGCACCTGATGCTGATGGCCTTCCTGCAGCGCATCGTGAACGGCGGCGGGCGCATCGAGCGCGAGTACGGCCTCGGGCGTGGGGCGCTGGATCTGCTCGTTTCCTGGAAGCGTGCGCGCCACGCCATCGAGGTGAAGCTCCGCCGCGATACGGAGACCGAGCTGGACGCCCTCGACCAGGTGACGCGCTACCTCGATCACGCCGGGCTCGACGAGGGGCACCTGGTGATGTTCGACCTCCGCAAGGAGGTCCCCTGGAGCGAGCGGCTCTTTCAGCGCGAGATCGCTCACCGCGGCAAGCGCGTGTCCATCGTCGGCTGCTGA
- a CDS encoding alpha/beta hydrolase, whose amino-acid sequence MRSPGPGSLSRWLLLLCVIAAPLLPSGARASREVVREHGTVRDAEGTEIPYELGTLYVPENRRVPGSRSIGVGYARIKARHPTGAPPVFWLPGGPGLSVLGAFTGEDAASRGRLKSWLTFIANSDLVVIEQRGYTRRGEMLEGTTDAWPLDRPASVQAEAEAMRAQARAAVAAHPDKDLAGYTIAACAADVDDLRRALGYDTITLFGGSFGSQWSLAVMRLYPEIVARAVLSSTEPLDSGYDMPSQVFAALQRIAHDADRDPKLVPYLPPGGIMGAVSALHQRFARGPVEVRVQSEAGEVQTVTLGSEDLQRALLSHTQEGAQWPAFILSLYHEHYEGWAREVQEERRPHPVPLIGPLIDSSLGVTAAREHLLRTDPALPLLGTWNFEANLASAPDWPTPDMGDALRRPVETTIPTLFVHGDWDTSTPIDNTLGLLPYFRNGRVILVHRAGHDGPFYQLREAPAAKLAVHEFLKTGETSGLPTEVSLPVPEFAVPAFAPPARKEARP is encoded by the coding sequence ATGAGGTCACCGGGTCCCGGGTCGCTGTCGCGCTGGCTGCTGCTGCTATGCGTCATCGCTGCCCCTCTTCTCCCGTCCGGTGCGCGCGCCTCCCGCGAGGTGGTCCGTGAGCATGGCACCGTGCGCGACGCCGAAGGCACCGAGATCCCGTATGAACTCGGCACGCTGTACGTTCCGGAGAACCGACGGGTGCCGGGGAGCCGATCGATCGGGGTGGGTTACGCGCGCATCAAGGCCCGGCATCCCACGGGAGCCCCGCCGGTGTTCTGGCTCCCGGGGGGTCCGGGGCTCAGCGTCCTCGGCGCCTTCACGGGCGAGGACGCCGCCTCCAGGGGTCGGCTGAAGTCCTGGCTGACCTTCATCGCCAACAGTGACCTCGTCGTGATCGAGCAGCGCGGCTACACCCGGCGCGGCGAGATGCTCGAAGGGACGACCGACGCGTGGCCTCTGGACCGACCGGCCTCGGTGCAGGCCGAGGCCGAAGCCATGCGCGCACAGGCCAGGGCCGCGGTGGCCGCGCACCCGGACAAGGACCTCGCTGGCTACACCATCGCCGCATGCGCCGCCGACGTGGACGATCTGCGGCGCGCTCTCGGCTACGACACGATCACGCTGTTCGGAGGCAGCTTCGGTTCGCAGTGGAGCCTGGCCGTGATGCGGCTCTACCCCGAGATCGTCGCGCGCGCCGTGCTCTCGTCCACCGAGCCGCTCGACAGTGGTTACGACATGCCGTCGCAGGTGTTCGCCGCGCTGCAACGGATCGCACACGACGCCGACCGCGATCCGAAGCTCGTGCCGTACCTTCCGCCAGGCGGGATCATGGGGGCGGTGAGCGCCCTGCATCAGCGCTTCGCGCGAGGTCCCGTCGAGGTGCGCGTCCAGTCCGAGGCGGGCGAGGTGCAGACCGTGACCTTGGGATCCGAGGACCTCCAGCGCGCGCTGCTCTCGCACACGCAAGAGGGCGCGCAGTGGCCAGCGTTCATCCTGTCGCTGTACCACGAGCACTACGAAGGCTGGGCGCGCGAGGTCCAGGAGGAGCGTCGGCCGCACCCGGTGCCGCTGATCGGCCCGCTGATCGACAGCAGCCTGGGGGTGACCGCCGCCCGCGAGCACCTGCTGCGCACCGACCCTGCCCTCCCGCTGCTGGGCACCTGGAACTTCGAGGCGAACCTCGCGTCGGCGCCCGACTGGCCGACGCCGGACATGGGCGATGCGCTGCGGCGTCCGGTGGAGACCACGATCCCGACGCTGTTCGTGCACGGCGACTGGGACACGTCGACGCCGATCGACAACACGCTGGGCCTGCTCCCGTACTTCCGGAACGGTCGCGTCATCCTCGTGCACCGGGCCGGGCACGACGGGCCGTTCTATCAGCTCCGGGAAGCGCCCGCCGCGAAGCTGGCGGTCCACGAGTTCCTGAAGACGGGCGAGACGAGCGGGCTGCCCACCGAGGTGTCGCTGCCCGTGCCCGAGTTCGCGGTGCCCGCCTTCGCTCCGCCGGCACGGAAGGAGGCGAGGCCTTGA
- a CDS encoding fused MFS/spermidine synthase, which produces MQRISGGPRPYALAAVAVLFFLSGATALTAEVVLNKLLTYVFGASHLSTSTVLAAYMGGLSAGAYLFGRRSEKLRRPVLAYAALELGVGIFFVLLPLLFGPFQRLGVALASPLSGSPALLTTVRFALSFVLVFAPTLMMGGTLPTMIAAFRGEQAFGRSLPILYAINTLGAATGVLLASYVVIPGLGLDGALYACAGVNFAVSAAGALLSRWFTASEGVAASREVAVVAASAASGDVAAVDGTAASGDVAAAEGAGKAAALAREAAESARREAEPARRDAEAAREGAASGGVGGGPAWELSPRVAIVLAFSQGAIAFVLEVVWFHLIGTVIGVTTYAFALMLFSILLGIGLGSLLLPVVLRVTRRPPAAIFTWAMLFAALGVAVSLRGWDEFVWVVEKTPELRQAGHFWGRELVRLSFCLALLLPTTLALGMALPALAAAASRIAGEHPGAWVGRLFAANTLGTITGSLSCGFVLLGWLGSERILLLGAGLALLVGAAALVAGRRVAVAPSAVEPTAVEPRGGRSKLVSAADGLSSDGLLVASWREVGLLAAGAMIVVGLSMRGSWDAYRLTSGSHYYWEPYEKTPVSEVMWMREDAQSGFITIMKSPDGRKTMRTNGKYEGNDAPAEFQDLFALLGGLYLKQHERAVLVGLGPARTLNVMHAMPFRHIEAVEYSEAIIAAAREGFPEFSAVPFGDTARVSVHGDDGRNHIQLSQHAYDYVAIAISGAAFAGAGSIYSRDFFQAVRGRMRDDGVFMLWIQVHHVFPQDVRSVVYTLRQVFPHVHFYTDPWQTQGFLMASPSPLTVDPERVRSLDASPQIRAVLEQHRMSSALDLVERSVFTTEEEFARYLAAPEVGAAPVLLRDLNPAFEYSTPYALAEAIGMFDFQRFSDKKLPVFAPPLPDSELALLEARRWLAVGDKERADAALRRARKGQEAVSSPP; this is translated from the coding sequence GTGCAACGAATCTCGGGAGGCCCGCGGCCGTATGCCCTGGCTGCGGTCGCCGTGCTGTTCTTTCTCTCCGGGGCGACGGCGCTGACCGCCGAGGTGGTGCTGAACAAGCTCCTCACCTACGTCTTCGGAGCGAGCCACCTGTCCACCTCGACGGTGCTCGCGGCGTACATGGGGGGCCTCTCGGCGGGGGCGTACCTGTTCGGCCGTCGCTCGGAGAAGCTGCGGCGGCCGGTGCTGGCGTATGCGGCGCTGGAGCTCGGGGTCGGCATCTTCTTCGTGCTGCTTCCGCTGCTCTTCGGGCCGTTCCAGCGGCTGGGGGTGGCGCTGGCGAGCCCGCTGTCCGGGTCGCCGGCGCTGCTGACGACGGTGCGGTTCGCGCTGTCCTTCGTGCTGGTCTTCGCACCGACGCTGATGATGGGCGGAACGCTGCCGACGATGATCGCGGCGTTCCGAGGCGAGCAGGCCTTCGGTCGGAGCTTGCCGATCCTCTACGCGATCAACACGCTCGGCGCGGCGACGGGGGTGCTGCTCGCGAGCTACGTGGTGATCCCGGGGCTCGGGCTGGATGGAGCGCTCTACGCTTGTGCGGGGGTGAACTTCGCCGTGAGCGCAGCGGGAGCGCTGCTGTCGCGGTGGTTCACGGCCTCCGAAGGGGTGGCGGCGTCACGCGAGGTCGCGGTGGTCGCGGCGTCGGCGGCATCAGGTGATGTCGCGGCGGTCGACGGGACGGCGGCGTCGGGTGATGTCGCGGCGGCAGAGGGGGCAGGGAAGGCAGCGGCGCTGGCGCGAGAGGCTGCGGAGTCGGCGCGGCGTGAGGCGGAGCCGGCGCGACGTGATGCGGAGGCGGCGCGGGAAGGTGCTGCGTCGGGAGGCGTGGGCGGCGGGCCTGCGTGGGAGCTGTCGCCGCGGGTGGCGATCGTGCTGGCGTTCTCGCAGGGGGCGATCGCGTTCGTGCTGGAGGTGGTGTGGTTCCATCTCATCGGGACGGTCATCGGCGTCACGACGTATGCGTTCGCGCTGATGCTGTTCTCGATCCTGCTCGGGATCGGGCTGGGGAGCTTGCTCTTGCCGGTGGTGCTGCGGGTGACGCGGCGGCCGCCGGCGGCGATCTTCACCTGGGCGATGCTGTTTGCGGCGCTCGGCGTGGCGGTGTCGTTGCGGGGCTGGGACGAGTTCGTGTGGGTCGTGGAGAAGACGCCGGAGCTGCGGCAGGCAGGGCACTTCTGGGGGCGGGAGCTGGTCCGGTTGTCGTTCTGTCTGGCGCTGCTGCTGCCGACGACGCTGGCGCTGGGGATGGCGTTGCCGGCGCTGGCGGCGGCGGCGTCGCGGATCGCCGGGGAGCATCCGGGGGCCTGGGTGGGGCGGCTGTTTGCGGCGAACACGCTGGGGACCATCACGGGGTCGCTGTCCTGTGGGTTCGTGCTCCTGGGGTGGCTGGGGTCGGAGCGGATCCTGCTTCTGGGGGCTGGGCTCGCGCTGCTCGTGGGGGCTGCGGCGCTCGTCGCGGGGCGGCGGGTGGCGGTGGCACCGAGTGCGGTGGAGCCGACCGCGGTGGAGCCGCGCGGAGGTCGGTCGAAGCTGGTGTCGGCAGCCGATGGGCTGTCGAGCGATGGGCTGCTGGTGGCGTCGTGGCGCGAGGTGGGGTTGCTCGCGGCCGGGGCGATGATCGTGGTCGGGCTCTCGATGCGCGGGTCGTGGGATGCGTACCGGCTGACGAGCGGGAGCCACTACTACTGGGAGCCGTACGAGAAGACGCCGGTCAGCGAGGTGATGTGGATGCGTGAGGACGCGCAGAGCGGGTTCATCACGATCATGAAGTCGCCGGACGGGCGGAAGACGATGCGCACGAACGGCAAGTACGAGGGGAACGACGCGCCGGCGGAGTTCCAGGATCTGTTCGCGCTGCTGGGAGGGCTGTACCTGAAGCAGCACGAGCGGGCGGTGCTCGTGGGGCTGGGGCCGGCGCGGACGCTGAACGTGATGCACGCGATGCCGTTCCGGCACATCGAGGCGGTGGAGTACAGCGAGGCGATCATCGCGGCGGCACGCGAGGGGTTCCCGGAGTTCTCGGCGGTGCCGTTCGGGGACACGGCGCGGGTGTCGGTCCACGGTGATGATGGGCGGAACCACATCCAGCTCTCGCAGCACGCGTACGACTACGTGGCGATCGCGATCTCGGGCGCGGCATTCGCTGGCGCAGGGAGCATCTACAGCCGGGACTTCTTCCAGGCGGTGCGCGGGCGGATGCGAGACGACGGGGTGTTCATGCTGTGGATCCAGGTGCACCACGTGTTCCCGCAGGATGTGCGGTCGGTGGTGTACACACTGCGGCAGGTGTTCCCGCACGTGCACTTCTACACGGACCCGTGGCAGACGCAGGGATTCTTGATGGCGTCGCCGTCGCCACTCACGGTGGATCCAGAGCGGGTGCGGTCGCTGGATGCGTCGCCGCAGATCCGGGCGGTGCTGGAGCAGCACCGGATGTCGTCGGCGCTCGATCTGGTGGAGCGGAGCGTCTTCACGACGGAGGAAGAGTTCGCGCGGTATCTGGCAGCGCCCGAGGTGGGGGCGGCGCCGGTGTTGCTCCGGGATCTGAATCCGGCGTTCGAGTATTCGACGCCGTACGCGCTGGCGGAGGCGATCGGAATGTTCGACTTCCAGCGGTTCTCGGACAAGAAGCTGCCGGTGTTTGCGCCGCCGTTGCCCGATAGCGAGCTGGCCCTGCTGGAGGCGCGGCGCTGGCTTGCCGTGGGAGACAAGGAACGGGCGGATGCTGCGCTCCGGCGTGCGCGGAAAGGTCAGGAGGCTGTATCGTCGCCTCCGTGA
- a CDS encoding serine/threonine-protein kinase, protein MSSPRGGFPDPAPSQPSPAAGGNAGDEKQRARARIGLTIKGKWRLDALLGVGGMASVYAATHRNGARVALKILHAEFGRDPGIRERFLKEGYVANRIEHPGRVAIIDDDVTELDEPFLVMELLEGETVQQLWKRNARKVPVGEALFIASEMLDTLAEFHAQGIVHRDLKPANIFITREGAVKLLDFGVARVRDGSGMTMAGTALGTPSFMAPEQAMGRIEEIDGRADLFSVGATLFAILGGQRLHQSRSDNEAFILAATKPAPSLARTAPELPPTVISLVDKALAFHAAQRFQSAEQMRHEVQRVMNELGLVGFHQAESQSTRRPPPPMDTPTPVVEQRGVRSGEDEPDVGADHPDVQRLVELFRRLERVLPSVRHYGWGHPDSDNKLRVTFQVVVDALRDAPEHVYWKLTPYAFEHRGCTVWEPGHPLDLVPYNLFAAGVRRLSLHPGITEGELRSLVEVMLLDPLRDLLPEDDIASALWERRLEHIRYDVVSVFAEGDAAERELFWEEADDLEELARRAAAEEKQNRAEAAAMVIDTDREALRAARQAASALALDPAAQRALGTQLTQSPERWSERFIDVTADAFINARRYGDPELLIGPMGASARDQILGRRFDLLFGMLEAVGRSLATLAPKEAPALVPELARGMFPPETLRLLIREATRGSGPGGAPVTPLDLEIVARGLDGVLEHLGAEHIQVTVELLPQVTHEDLREVLLNYLTRALPGHEPRVVDAVMTMDLENARAMLRIFAGSHTPGAIEALRRLSGCGIAALRCEAIAYLASSPEQLRDELMQLAETGTPELRVAALRTLAFHQIRAAGPLLVRRIQDPAFQKLLLDERRELLAALFTLNPSRGEGVAVEVLNRHGLLVDEAVEQTRTLAAEMLGRESRSQQALDAVVAAAKRRPWNSGELREAATAAAEAIAARLGQRFAPSGEG, encoded by the coding sequence ATGAGCTCGCCCCGCGGTGGTTTTCCAGATCCTGCACCGTCACAGCCGTCTCCCGCGGCGGGTGGGAATGCAGGCGACGAGAAGCAGCGCGCTCGTGCGCGCATCGGCCTGACGATCAAGGGGAAGTGGCGCCTGGACGCGCTGCTCGGCGTCGGCGGGATGGCGTCGGTCTACGCGGCGACCCACCGGAACGGGGCGCGGGTGGCGCTGAAGATCCTGCACGCGGAGTTCGGGCGGGATCCCGGGATCCGCGAGCGGTTCCTCAAGGAAGGGTACGTCGCGAACCGGATCGAGCACCCGGGGCGGGTGGCGATCATCGACGACGATGTCACCGAGCTGGACGAGCCGTTCCTGGTGATGGAGCTGCTCGAAGGCGAGACGGTGCAGCAGCTCTGGAAGCGCAACGCACGGAAGGTGCCGGTCGGTGAGGCGCTGTTCATCGCGAGCGAGATGCTCGACACGCTGGCGGAGTTCCACGCGCAGGGGATCGTCCACCGCGATCTGAAGCCGGCGAACATCTTCATCACGCGCGAGGGGGCGGTGAAGCTGCTCGACTTCGGCGTGGCGCGGGTGCGGGACGGGAGTGGGATGACCATGGCGGGGACGGCGCTGGGGACGCCGTCGTTCATGGCGCCGGAGCAGGCGATGGGGCGCATCGAGGAGATCGATGGGCGAGCGGACCTGTTCTCGGTGGGCGCGACGCTGTTCGCGATCCTCGGGGGGCAGCGGCTGCACCAGAGCCGCTCGGACAACGAGGCGTTCATCCTGGCTGCGACGAAACCGGCGCCGTCGCTGGCGCGGACGGCCCCGGAGCTGCCGCCGACGGTGATCTCGCTGGTGGACAAGGCCCTGGCGTTCCACGCGGCGCAGCGCTTCCAGTCGGCGGAGCAGATGCGCCACGAGGTGCAGCGCGTGATGAACGAGCTGGGTCTGGTGGGGTTCCACCAGGCCGAGTCGCAGAGCACGCGTCGTCCGCCGCCGCCGATGGACACGCCGACGCCGGTGGTGGAGCAGCGGGGCGTGCGGTCGGGCGAGGACGAGCCCGACGTGGGGGCAGATCACCCGGACGTGCAGCGGCTGGTGGAGCTGTTCCGTCGGCTGGAGCGGGTGCTGCCCTCGGTGCGTCACTACGGGTGGGGTCACCCGGACTCGGACAACAAGCTGCGCGTGACCTTCCAGGTGGTGGTGGACGCGCTGCGCGACGCGCCGGAGCACGTCTACTGGAAGCTGACGCCGTATGCGTTCGAGCACCGTGGCTGCACGGTGTGGGAGCCCGGGCATCCGCTGGATCTGGTGCCGTACAACCTGTTCGCGGCAGGGGTGCGGCGGCTGTCGCTGCACCCGGGGATCACCGAGGGGGAGCTGCGCTCGCTGGTGGAGGTGATGCTGCTCGATCCGCTGCGGGATCTGTTGCCGGAGGACGACATCGCGTCGGCGCTGTGGGAGCGGCGGCTGGAGCACATCCGGTACGACGTGGTGAGCGTGTTCGCGGAGGGGGACGCGGCCGAGCGGGAGCTGTTCTGGGAGGAAGCGGACGACCTCGAAGAGCTGGCGCGGCGCGCCGCCGCCGAGGAGAAGCAGAACCGCGCCGAGGCCGCGGCGATGGTCATCGACACGGATCGGGAGGCGCTGCGGGCAGCGCGGCAGGCGGCGAGTGCGCTGGCGCTCGATCCGGCGGCGCAGCGGGCGCTGGGGACGCAGCTCACGCAGAGTCCGGAGCGGTGGAGCGAGCGCTTCATCGACGTGACGGCGGACGCGTTCATCAACGCACGCCGCTACGGGGATCCCGAGCTGTTGATCGGTCCGATGGGTGCGTCGGCGCGGGATCAGATCCTGGGGCGGCGCTTCGATCTGCTCTTCGGGATGCTGGAGGCGGTGGGGCGCTCGCTCGCGACGCTGGCGCCGAAGGAGGCGCCCGCGCTGGTTCCGGAGCTGGCGCGGGGGATGTTCCCGCCGGAGACGCTGCGGCTCTTGATCCGGGAAGCGACGCGAGGGAGCGGGCCTGGTGGTGCGCCGGTGACGCCGCTGGATCTGGAGATCGTCGCGCGCGGCCTCGACGGGGTGCTGGAGCACCTGGGAGCGGAGCACATCCAGGTGACGGTGGAGCTGCTCCCGCAGGTGACGCACGAGGATCTGCGCGAGGTGCTGCTCAACTACCTGACCCGGGCGCTGCCAGGGCACGAGCCGCGGGTGGTGGACGCGGTGATGACGATGGATCTGGAGAACGCGCGGGCGATGCTCCGGATCTTCGCGGGCTCTCACACGCCGGGGGCGATCGAGGCGCTGCGGCGGCTGTCGGGGTGCGGGATCGCGGCGCTGCGGTGCGAGGCGATCGCGTACCTGGCGAGCTCGCCCGAGCAGCTCCGAGACGAGCTGATGCAGCTCGCGGAGACGGGGACGCCCGAGCTGCGGGTGGCGGCGCTGCGGACGCTGGCGTTCCACCAGATCCGTGCGGCGGGGCCGCTCCTGGTGCGGCGGATCCAGGATCCGGCGTTCCAGAAGCTCTTGCTGGACGAGCGGCGGGAGCTGCTCGCGGCGCTGTTCACGCTGAACCCGTCGCGCGGTGAGGGGGTGGCCGTGGAAGTGCTGAACCGGCACGGGCTGCTCGTCGACGAGGCGGTGGAGCAGACGCGCACGCTGGCGGCAGAGATGCTGGGGCGGGAATCGCGGTCGCAGCAGGCGCTCGATGCGGTGGTGGCGGCGGCGAAGCGGCGTCCGTGGAACAGCGGGGAGCTGCGTGAGGCGGCGACGGCCGCGGCGGAGGCCATCGCGGCGCGGCTGGGACAGCGGTTCGCTCCGAGCGGTGAGGGGTGA
- a CDS encoding 3D domain-containing protein, whose translation MLQRALGAALRGALGVTLVGGCGLQGGSAWMEEGEGAAALARGGEGWVKAPPPRAPRLSSQVEGGRGVDGEGPEELEGERLVLREHGTARDGGPGGRGRGEPGERGDGEPEEGIFRNTYYDFPSEGVGAREATLFDGTCAPLAAVTRAFHDAVCVQGSGKLASGGTVSFAKRGCACADVCPRTGQKICYERLDPARFPHGRGAMGTAITPLRTVAVDSEVIPLGSPVFIPELVGLPFADGAKHDGCFLAEDRGIKVVGRQVDVFTGDPGMTQRWNTLFPSNRGVHVVPRDPRCAGLGRRK comes from the coding sequence GTGCTGCAACGAGCGCTCGGGGCGGCGCTGCGGGGAGCGCTCGGCGTGACGCTCGTCGGTGGGTGCGGGCTCCAGGGGGGCTCCGCGTGGATGGAAGAAGGAGAGGGGGCGGCTGCGCTGGCGCGTGGAGGAGAGGGCTGGGTGAAGGCGCCGCCGCCGCGCGCGCCTCGGCTGTCGTCGCAGGTCGAGGGGGGCAGGGGCGTCGACGGAGAAGGCCCGGAGGAGCTGGAGGGGGAGCGGCTGGTGCTGCGGGAGCACGGTACGGCCAGGGACGGTGGTCCAGGGGGGCGAGGGCGCGGGGAGCCCGGGGAGCGCGGGGACGGTGAGCCGGAAGAAGGGATTTTCCGGAACACCTACTACGACTTTCCGAGCGAGGGGGTGGGGGCGCGGGAGGCGACGCTGTTCGATGGGACCTGCGCTCCGCTCGCGGCGGTGACGCGCGCGTTCCATGACGCGGTGTGCGTGCAGGGGAGCGGGAAGCTGGCGTCGGGTGGGACGGTGAGCTTCGCGAAGCGGGGATGCGCTTGCGCCGACGTGTGCCCTCGGACGGGGCAGAAGATCTGCTACGAGCGGCTGGATCCGGCGCGCTTTCCGCATGGGCGGGGGGCGATGGGGACGGCGATCACGCCGCTGCGTACGGTGGCGGTGGACTCGGAGGTGATCCCGCTGGGGTCGCCGGTGTTCATCCCGGAGCTGGTGGGGCTGCCGTTCGCCGATGGCGCCAAGCACGATGGCTGCTTTCTGGCAGAGGATCGGGGGATCAAGGTGGTGGGGCGTCAGGTGGACGTGTTCACCGGGGATCCCGGGATGACGCAGCGCTGGAACACGCTGTTTCCCTCGAACCGAGGGGTCCACGTGGTGCCGCGCGACCCGCGGTGCGCGGGGCTGGGGCGTCGGAAGTGA